Below is a window of Drosophila miranda strain MSH22 chromosome 3, D.miranda_PacBio2.1, whole genome shotgun sequence DNA.
TGTTTATATGCTGAACGGGAAGCTTATCCAAGATAATATCATGCTAGAAACGCGGGAAACCATAAGACACTTTTTGCTTGAGAATTTAAGAATTGCACTCACGTGATAGGGGCAGGTGTGGTTGAAATTCGAGAAGTCGGCGAATGTTTTGAAAATCCAGTTGACAATGACGTTGCTGCGATCGCGTAGGAACTTACAGGCATCGAAGCGGACATCGAAGTTGTACAGGATTCTCTTATTCTCGCGCATCCTTATCTGGAAATTGGTCTGCAAAGATCGAAAGTTACGTGGCCCGGCTTGTATGAAAAATCCCCCTTACCACGGTGTTAGTAATCGGCAGCTTGTGAAGTTTGGTTTTCAGCGACATGTACTTATACGTTCGATTCACAGATCTCAGATAGCAGTAATCAAAGTCCAAAAATACCCGATCCCGCACCAAGCAGCGAACATTGTTGAACTCAAAGTTTCCGCAGATCTGCTCGTATACAACTCCTCAGTTCTCATCCTAATATATATTTCGATTCCTTACTGCGATCGGTCCTATGGCAATTAGTATAAAGAAACGCAGGGTATTCATTCTGGAACAAAACTGAGAATGAAACTCGAATAAAACAAATATTGTACTATACTACGATTATActataattataattaatcGCTACATTAACGCTCCTAATCAGCCTACCCAAAAATCGATTTCCCAAATGTGGAAGCCCATTAGCTCAGGTTTTATGCTTTATAATAACAATAGCTTCGATCAGTGCAAGACAGTTGATCCACCTAGTCAGAACAATTAATACAAACCGGATAGTACAAAAAATTTCCCCAAAGATATCCAACGATTTGGGCAACGCTGGAAACAGTTATTATAAGCTAGTCAGTTTCCTATAAGATTGTTGTTTTAAGAAAGGATAGTCCGCGCCACTGTGAAAAACTGAAAGTTCCTGTTTGTTCGAATTTGAAATTCACgtttaatttgatttttgtttcattCTCCATTATGAACTCGACTCGACTCCCCAGTTCTATTACATAACAACATATTTTAGAACAAATATGTTTAAAAACATAAATTCTCTGT
It encodes the following:
- the LOC117188468 gene encoding uncharacterized protein LOC117188468, translated to MSLKTKLHKLPITNTVTNFQIRMRENKRILYNFDVRFDACKFLRDRSNVIVNWIFKTFADFSNFNHTCPYHHDIILDKLPVQHINNIIQTVVPDGRYYLNSTWFVDGIPRADVIIYFTKS